Proteins co-encoded in one Cytophagia bacterium CHB2 genomic window:
- a CDS encoding PorV/PorQ family protein — protein sequence MSMTFRINPMKNIPSFSRCATLATLIVCAGFSLAQAQVAGRYAAPMLRVSPYARQVAMGEAFTALANDISVMRYNVGGLGSLTMNHKSLSFHFHQWIDDTYQGAIEGAIATRYGGLGLSFGYFDEGEITALNPDFSPVPGTFNSNDLVLSLGYGNHVYLLNNKLSFGAALKGVRQDLVSNVGTGIGLDLGALYWLDSFSVGATLQNFTLKKLQLGGGGSANLLPETIRAGVATHVPIGLGSMGRQMKWSVGLDASKFLDKDDKDIRLQAGTEIFLSEVFAARGGYKFHNEDNSRWGAGFGLIIPMNWFGGSSTHFDYAYSPLDAFDSQAHRFSLSFNFGTAQPQDFASARGDIDRELAEARRARQEAEEARLAAKEAEERIRDLEAQLAERLKMAEEIVKQSQGKLTIEQQPGGNIKLTMRDTTNMINFDFDKSVIRKDMFPILYDVTRILKEIYSDSPVGISGHCDNIGTDEYNIKLAERRINSVIRFLVEQGISSSRFFNPIPYGEWMPLNDNSTEANRFRNRRVEFLIYTGENTPELPRASKIEQVYVLGDTVNVVGNGYFPTYTTDLLRDPTRLVIKFSKMYIADPLTAAVNRGSVQRARLGYHPEDASTWIVLDLLEAVQPEIVSSGKTLKIVTNRIAGSAGRSGGR from the coding sequence ATGTCGATGACTTTCAGGATCAATCCTATGAAAAATATTCCATCTTTCTCGCGTTGTGCAACGTTAGCAACGTTGATCGTGTGCGCCGGATTTTCCTTGGCGCAGGCACAAGTGGCGGGCCGCTACGCCGCACCAATGCTGCGCGTCAGTCCGTATGCCCGACAGGTGGCAATGGGTGAAGCGTTCACCGCGCTTGCCAACGATATCAGCGTCATGCGCTACAATGTCGGCGGCCTGGGCAGCTTGACGATGAACCACAAATCATTGTCATTCCATTTTCATCAGTGGATCGATGACACCTATCAAGGCGCGATCGAGGGCGCGATTGCAACGCGCTACGGCGGCCTGGGCCTCAGCTTCGGCTATTTTGATGAAGGTGAGATTACCGCCCTTAATCCGGATTTTTCGCCCGTCCCCGGCACGTTCAACAGCAACGATCTCGTGCTTTCATTGGGTTACGGCAACCATGTTTATCTTCTCAACAACAAGCTCTCTTTTGGCGCCGCGCTCAAGGGCGTGCGGCAGGATCTCGTGAGCAATGTCGGCACGGGCATTGGCCTTGATCTCGGCGCGCTTTACTGGCTCGACTCGTTTTCCGTGGGCGCGACGCTGCAAAATTTCACTTTGAAGAAGTTGCAACTTGGCGGCGGCGGTAGCGCCAACCTTTTGCCGGAGACGATTCGCGCGGGCGTCGCGACGCATGTGCCGATCGGCCTGGGCAGCATGGGCCGGCAAATGAAATGGAGTGTCGGTCTCGATGCCTCAAAATTCTTGGACAAGGATGATAAAGACATTCGCCTGCAAGCCGGCACAGAAATTTTTCTTTCAGAAGTTTTTGCCGCGCGCGGCGGCTACAAGTTTCATAATGAAGACAATTCACGCTGGGGCGCCGGGTTCGGTTTGATCATTCCGATGAACTGGTTTGGCGGCTCGAGTACGCACTTTGACTATGCCTACAGCCCGCTCGATGCTTTTGATTCTCAGGCGCATCGTTTTTCTCTCTCCTTCAATTTTGGCACAGCGCAGCCACAAGATTTCGCTTCGGCGCGCGGGGATATCGATCGCGAATTGGCGGAAGCGCGTCGCGCCCGCCAGGAAGCTGAAGAAGCGCGCCTTGCCGCAAAAGAAGCGGAAGAACGCATTCGCGATTTGGAAGCACAATTGGCTGAGCGTCTGAAAATGGCCGAAGAGATTGTCAAGCAATCCCAGGGCAAGCTCACCATTGAACAGCAGCCGGGCGGCAACATCAAGCTGACCATGCGCGATACCACGAACATGATCAATTTCGATTTCGACAAATCCGTGATTCGCAAAGACATGTTTCCCATTTTGTATGACGTCACGAGAATTCTCAAAGAGATTTACAGCGATTCGCCCGTGGGGATTTCAGGCCATTGTGACAACATCGGCACGGATGAATATAATATCAAACTGGCGGAACGGCGCATCAACAGCGTTATCCGCTTCCTGGTCGAGCAGGGCATCAGCTCGTCGCGTTTTTTCAATCCCATTCCTTATGGCGAATGGATGCCTTTGAATGACAATTCGACGGAAGCGAATCGTTTTCGCAACCGGCGTGTGGAATTCTTGATTTACACCGGCGAAAATACGCCTGAGCTGCCGCGGGCTTCGAAGATCGAGCAGGTTTATGTGTTGGGCGACACCGTCAATGTGGTCGGCAACGGTTACTTCCCAACCTATACGACGGATTTACTAAGAGACCCGACGCGGCTTGTTATCAAATTCTCGAAAATGTACATTGCCGATCCGCTCACGGCCGCAGTGAATCGCGGCTCTGTGCAACGTGCCCGTCTGGGCTATCATCCTGAAGATGCCAGCACCTGGATTGTGTTGGATTTGTTGGAAGCGGTGCAACCGGAGATCGTTTCTTCTGGCAAAACCTTGAAGATCGTGACGAATAGAATTGCCGGAAGTGCGGGGCGCAGTGGAGGAAGGTAG